In a genomic window of Gossypium arboreum isolate Shixiya-1 chromosome 7, ASM2569848v2, whole genome shotgun sequence:
- the LOC108482787 gene encoding uncharacterized protein LOC108482787 has product MVDLQTVCCMCGDVGFPDKLFRCNKCHHRFQHSYCSNYYSELAEPIGLCDWCQSEERNSRHGSSSKKSSGGNGSGIIVNRSEYSGDKIKQHDRDESSGGDHKGKSSGTPSPRPTTRRYKLLKDVMC; this is encoded by the exons ATGGTGGATCTTCAAACTGTCTGCTGCATGTGCGGCGACGTTGGTTTTCCTGACAAACTCTTCCGCTGTAACAAGTGCCACCACCGCTTTCAACACTC GTATTGCAGCAACTATTACAGCGAGTTGGCAGAGCCAATTGGACTGTGTGATTGGTGCCAAAGCGAAGAAAGAAACTCAAGGCATGGAAGCTCTTCAAAGAAATCATCAGGTGGAAACGGAAGTGGAATAATCGTAAACCGATCCGAGTATTCGGGTGACAAGATCAAGCAACACGATCGAGACGAGAGTAGTGGTGGTGATCACAAAGGAAAGAGCAGCGGCACTCCTTCTCCCAGGCCTACCACACGCAGGTACAAGCTTCTCAAGGATGTCATGTGTTGA